One genomic region from Amycolatopsis sp. FBCC-B4732 encodes:
- a CDS encoding DUF6228 family protein, whose amino-acid sequence MIEDGPTVHVGDPGPRPVHLLLSEPARPFGKDPALDFLVKPRGPRVSVETRVRTWDGDGLDAFLATLAEDFRGGEGARAWHSLEHDLTISAEHRSGGHVHLTWGIHDRPPAEEWRFETTTVHAAGEEMRTLAAEVRTFLASVVG is encoded by the coding sequence CGGCCCGACGGTCCACGTGGGAGATCCCGGACCACGACCGGTTCACCTGCTCCTGTCCGAGCCGGCGAGGCCGTTCGGGAAGGATCCCGCGCTCGACTTCCTGGTGAAACCCCGCGGGCCACGGGTGAGCGTCGAGACCCGGGTGCGGACGTGGGACGGCGACGGCCTCGACGCCTTCCTCGCCACGCTGGCCGAGGACTTCCGCGGCGGGGAAGGGGCGCGCGCCTGGCATTCCCTGGAACACGACCTGACGATCTCGGCGGAACACCGCTCCGGCGGCCACGTCCACCTGACGTGGGGCATCCACGACCGGCCGCCGGCCGAGGAGTGGCGCTTCGAGACCACCACCGTGCACGCGGCCGGTGAGGAGATGCGCACCCTCGCCGCCGAAGTCCGCACCTTCCTCGCGAGCGTGGTCGGGTAG
- a CDS encoding ABC transporter permease, with translation MPESPTALRAAARTGSAAARPPRRIAFARLRDFALVPGILAIAVVGQLVNPVFLQYDNVLNILQTMSEIALLVLAQTLVLVVGKMDLSLESTFGLAPGVAAWLTIEGGHSLGLLPSWTAVPVVLAVGVLVGVLNALLIVRFGLSGFVVTLGMLIVLRGLLTGISGGQTFFGMPESMLYLGTTLWAGIPASIWICVLLFAGGVVLLGYTRFGRSLYAIGGNEDAAKAGGIRTDRIVWIVLVGASVLAALGGLLLSGRLASVAAGQGNGYIFTVFAAAVIGGVSLNGGRGTVFGAFTGILLLYMIQNVLTLAGVPAQWIGALNGTIILVALVMSRITSGKRQG, from the coding sequence ATGCCTGAGAGCCCCACCGCGTTGCGTGCCGCGGCACGGACCGGATCCGCTGCCGCGCGACCGCCACGGCGTATCGCTTTCGCCCGCCTGCGCGACTTCGCCCTGGTGCCCGGGATCCTCGCGATCGCCGTGGTCGGCCAGCTGGTGAACCCGGTGTTCCTGCAGTACGACAACGTGCTCAACATCCTGCAGACCATGTCGGAGATCGCGTTGCTGGTGCTGGCGCAGACCCTCGTCCTGGTCGTGGGCAAGATGGACCTGTCGCTCGAATCCACTTTCGGCCTGGCGCCCGGCGTCGCGGCCTGGCTGACGATCGAGGGCGGCCACTCGCTCGGCCTCCTGCCCTCGTGGACCGCGGTTCCCGTGGTGCTCGCGGTCGGCGTGCTGGTCGGGGTCCTCAACGCCCTGCTGATCGTCCGGTTCGGGCTGAGCGGGTTCGTGGTCACCCTCGGCATGCTGATCGTGCTGCGCGGCCTGCTCACCGGGATCTCCGGCGGCCAGACGTTCTTCGGCATGCCCGAGTCGATGCTCTACCTCGGCACCACGCTGTGGGCCGGGATCCCGGCCTCCATCTGGATCTGCGTGCTGCTGTTCGCCGGCGGTGTCGTGCTGCTCGGGTACACCCGGTTCGGCCGCAGCCTCTACGCGATCGGCGGCAACGAAGACGCGGCGAAGGCCGGCGGGATCCGGACCGACCGCATCGTGTGGATCGTCCTCGTCGGCGCGAGCGTGCTGGCCGCGCTCGGCGGGCTGCTGCTTTCGGGCCGGCTCGCTTCGGTGGCCGCCGGCCAGGGCAACGGCTACATCTTCACGGTCTTCGCCGCGGCGGTCATCGGCGGCGTCAGCCTGAACGGCGGCCGGGGCACCGTGTTCGGCGCCTTCACCGGGATCCTGCTGCTGTACATGATCCAGAACGTGCTCACGCTGGCCGGCGTGCCCGCGCAGTGGATCGGGGCGCTCAACGGCACGATCATCCTGGTGGCGCTGGTGATGTCCCGCATCACCAGCGGTAAACGGCAGGGTTGA
- a CDS encoding sugar ABC transporter ATP-binding protein yields MSTVPVVEARQVVKRYGATTALDHADLTVLPGQTHALVGRNGAGKSTLVAVLTGLTAPDSGSLLMNGEPVPRLSERDGWRSRVACVYQRSTIIPDLSVAENLFLNRQETLRGFVRWSAVRRAATQLLERWSVDVDVRRPAGELGVEQRQFIEIARSLSFGARFVILDEPTAQLDGGAITRLFGHIAELQRQGVTFLFISHHLQEVYDICDTVTVYRDARHVLTAPVADLPKPDLVAAMTGENAVVAEERVSSARPGPAVLRVRELSLAPHYADVSFEVAPGEIVGLAGAGGSGKTEVAETLAGLRAADSGTVDVGDHRPRPGDVPAALAAGLGFVPEDRHHQGLVPGMSVADNTTLSVMDRLGPGIFVRSGLRDRLAGTMIDRLEVKTPGPGLAVSALSGGNQQKVVMARALAGDPRVLVLITPTAGVDVRSKEFLLGKVAEAAAGGTAVLIASDELDDLRLCDRVLVLVHGRLTTGLAAGWRDHEVVAAMEGVDLDA; encoded by the coding sequence ATGAGCACGGTGCCCGTCGTCGAAGCGCGGCAGGTGGTCAAGCGCTACGGCGCCACCACCGCGCTGGACCACGCCGACCTCACCGTCCTACCGGGACAGACGCACGCCCTCGTCGGCCGCAATGGCGCCGGGAAGTCGACGCTCGTCGCCGTCCTCACCGGCCTGACCGCGCCGGACTCCGGATCGCTGCTGATGAACGGCGAGCCCGTGCCCCGGCTGTCCGAACGGGACGGCTGGCGGTCGCGGGTCGCCTGCGTGTACCAGCGCTCGACGATCATCCCGGACCTTTCGGTGGCGGAGAACCTGTTCCTGAACCGGCAGGAGACGCTGCGCGGGTTCGTGCGCTGGTCCGCGGTGCGGCGGGCGGCCACCCAGCTGCTCGAACGCTGGTCGGTGGACGTCGACGTCCGCCGGCCGGCGGGGGAGCTCGGCGTAGAGCAAAGGCAGTTCATCGAGATCGCCCGATCGCTGTCCTTCGGCGCGCGGTTCGTCATCCTCGACGAGCCGACCGCGCAGCTGGACGGCGGCGCCATCACCCGGCTGTTCGGCCACATCGCCGAGCTGCAGCGCCAGGGCGTGACGTTCCTGTTCATCAGCCACCACCTGCAGGAGGTCTACGACATCTGCGACACGGTCACGGTCTACCGCGACGCCCGCCACGTCCTCACCGCCCCGGTCGCCGACCTGCCGAAGCCCGACCTCGTCGCGGCGATGACCGGCGAGAACGCCGTCGTGGCCGAAGAACGCGTGTCGTCGGCGCGGCCCGGCCCGGCCGTGCTCCGGGTGCGCGAGCTGAGCCTCGCCCCGCACTACGCGGACGTGTCCTTCGAAGTCGCGCCCGGCGAGATCGTCGGCCTGGCCGGCGCCGGCGGCAGCGGCAAGACCGAGGTCGCCGAAACGCTCGCCGGACTGCGGGCGGCCGATTCGGGCACCGTCGACGTCGGTGACCACCGCCCCCGCCCCGGCGACGTCCCGGCGGCACTCGCCGCCGGGCTCGGCTTCGTCCCGGAAGACCGCCACCACCAGGGGCTCGTGCCCGGGATGTCGGTCGCGGACAACACCACGTTGTCCGTCATGGACCGGCTCGGCCCGGGCATCTTCGTCCGGTCCGGGCTTCGCGACCGGCTGGCCGGGACGATGATCGACCGGCTCGAGGTGAAGACACCCGGCCCCGGGCTCGCGGTGTCGGCGTTGTCGGGCGGCAACCAGCAGAAGGTCGTCATGGCGCGGGCCCTCGCCGGTGATCCCCGGGTGCTGGTGCTGATCACCCCGACCGCGGGCGTGGACGTGCGGTCGAAGGAATTCCTCCTCGGCAAGGTGGCCGAAGCCGCGGCCGGGGGCACCGCGGTGCTGATCGCGTCGGACGAGCTGGACGACCTGCGTCTCTGCGACCGCGTGCTGGTGCTGGTCCACGGCCGGCTCACCACCGGGCTGGCCGCCGGCTGGCGGGACCACGAGGTCGTGGCCGCCATGGAAGGAGTCGACCTCGATGCCTGA
- a CDS encoding sugar ABC transporter substrate-binding protein, producing MKIRYLCTVALVAAGVLAGCSSGGTTASGGTVVGVDYPRSDTDFWNAYIKYVPQFAGRFGLDLKTTNSQNDVATLTANVQTMISQGVKGVVMAPQDTAAIIPTLQQLAAKKIPVVSVDTRPDQGNVYMVVRADNRAYGEKACRFLGTKLGGRGKVVMLQGDLASINGRDRTEAFDDCMKQNFPAVTVFGEATNWDAGTAAQKLQTRLTANPDIKGVYMQSSFALSGTLQLLKQRGLLVPPSDPKHVFVVSNDGIPEELEKIRAGEMDATVSQPADLFAQYALQYVKDAIDGKKPVPGRTDHDSTIVAVRDGLMEDQLAAPLVTADGAVFGPVASVKVDDKSLWGNSKS from the coding sequence ATGAAGATCCGCTACCTGTGCACCGTCGCGCTCGTCGCGGCCGGCGTGCTCGCCGGCTGCAGCAGCGGCGGCACGACGGCGTCCGGCGGCACCGTCGTCGGCGTCGACTACCCGCGCTCGGACACCGACTTCTGGAACGCCTACATCAAGTACGTGCCCCAGTTCGCCGGGCGGTTCGGGCTCGACCTCAAGACGACGAACTCGCAGAACGACGTCGCCACGCTGACCGCCAACGTGCAGACGATGATCAGCCAGGGCGTCAAGGGTGTCGTCATGGCGCCGCAGGACACCGCGGCCATCATCCCGACGCTGCAGCAGCTGGCGGCAAAGAAGATCCCGGTCGTGTCCGTCGACACCCGACCCGACCAGGGGAACGTCTACATGGTCGTCCGGGCGGACAACCGCGCCTACGGGGAAAAGGCGTGCCGGTTCCTCGGCACGAAGCTCGGCGGCCGCGGCAAGGTCGTGATGCTGCAGGGCGACCTCGCCTCGATCAACGGGCGCGACCGCACCGAGGCCTTCGACGACTGCATGAAGCAGAACTTCCCCGCCGTCACGGTGTTCGGCGAAGCCACCAACTGGGACGCCGGCACCGCGGCCCAGAAACTGCAGACGCGGCTGACCGCGAACCCGGACATCAAGGGCGTCTACATGCAGTCCAGCTTCGCGCTTTCCGGGACGCTGCAGCTGCTGAAGCAGCGGGGCCTGCTCGTGCCGCCGTCCGATCCGAAGCACGTGTTCGTCGTGTCCAACGACGGTATTCCCGAGGAGCTCGAGAAGATCCGGGCCGGCGAAATGGACGCGACGGTGTCCCAGCCCGCGGACCTGTTCGCCCAGTACGCGTTGCAGTACGTCAAGGACGCGATCGACGGCAAGAAGCCGGTGCCGGGCCGGACCGACCACGACAGCACCATCGTGGCCGTGCGCGACGGCCTGATGGAGGACCAGCTGGCCGCGCCGCTGGTCACCGCCGACGGCGCGGTCTTCGGGCCGGTGGCCAGCGTCAAGGTCGACGACAAGTCCTTGTGGGGCAACAGCAAGAGCTGA
- a CDS encoding enolase C-terminal domain-like protein — MATLPEVISAIEAVDVRFPTSLSLDGSDAMNPEPDYSAAYVTIRTSTGEEGYGLAFTVGRGNDVQVAAVRALVPLVAGMPVEDALADLGGFSRRLTGDSQLRWLGPDKGAIHMAAAAIVNAVWDLRARREGKPVWRLLAGLPPADLVDLVDFRYLREALTRDEALDILRRAEPGRAARQAELLASGYPAYTTTPGWLGYAPEKLAALAAEAVEAGFTQIKLKVGADLDEDVRRLRLAREVVGPDVRIAIDANQVWGVDQAIAWLRPLAEFDPYWIEEPTSPDDVLGHAAIRRAVAPIKVATGEHTHNAVMFKQLLQAEAIDVLQLDASRVAGVTENIAILLLAAKFGVPVCPHAGGVGLCEMVQHLAMFDFVAVSGTRHDRVIEYVDHLHEHFVDPVRVERGRYLAPERPGLGARLHPGSLARYRYPDGPAWQEEAVVVA; from the coding sequence GTGGCGACCTTGCCCGAGGTGATCAGCGCGATCGAAGCCGTCGACGTCCGCTTCCCGACGTCGCTGAGCCTGGACGGTTCCGACGCGATGAACCCGGAACCCGACTACTCCGCCGCCTACGTGACCATCCGCACGAGCACGGGGGAGGAGGGGTACGGCCTCGCGTTCACCGTCGGCCGCGGCAACGACGTGCAGGTCGCCGCCGTCCGGGCCCTGGTGCCGCTGGTCGCGGGGATGCCGGTCGAGGACGCGCTCGCCGATCTCGGCGGTTTCTCGCGCCGCCTCACCGGCGACAGCCAGCTCCGGTGGCTGGGCCCCGACAAGGGCGCGATCCACATGGCGGCGGCGGCGATCGTCAACGCCGTGTGGGACCTGCGGGCGCGCCGCGAAGGCAAGCCGGTCTGGCGGCTGCTCGCCGGGCTGCCGCCGGCGGACCTGGTCGACCTGGTCGACTTCCGGTACCTGCGGGAAGCGCTTACCCGGGACGAGGCCCTCGACATCCTCCGTCGCGCCGAACCCGGCCGGGCCGCGCGGCAGGCCGAGCTGCTCGCGTCGGGTTATCCCGCCTACACCACGACTCCCGGCTGGCTCGGCTACGCGCCGGAGAAGCTCGCGGCGCTCGCGGCGGAGGCGGTCGAGGCCGGGTTCACCCAGATCAAGCTCAAGGTCGGGGCCGACCTCGACGAGGACGTCCGGCGGCTCCGGCTGGCCCGCGAGGTGGTCGGCCCGGACGTGCGGATCGCCATCGACGCCAACCAGGTCTGGGGTGTCGACCAGGCCATCGCGTGGCTGCGGCCGCTGGCGGAGTTCGACCCGTACTGGATCGAAGAGCCGACCTCACCCGACGACGTGCTCGGCCACGCCGCGATCCGCCGGGCGGTCGCGCCGATCAAGGTGGCCACCGGGGAGCACACGCACAACGCGGTGATGTTCAAGCAGCTGCTGCAGGCGGAGGCGATCGACGTCCTGCAGCTCGACGCGAGCCGGGTCGCCGGCGTCACCGAGAACATCGCGATCCTGTTGCTGGCCGCGAAGTTCGGCGTGCCGGTGTGCCCGCACGCCGGCGGGGTCGGGCTGTGCGAAATGGTGCAGCACCTGGCGATGTTCGACTTCGTCGCGGTGAGCGGGACGCGGCACGACCGCGTCATCGAGTACGTGGACCACCTGCACGAGCACTTCGTCGACCCGGTGCGGGTCGAGCGCGGGAGGTACCTGGCTCCGGAGCGGCCCGGCCTCGGCGCCCGGCTGCACCCCGGATCCCTCGCGCGCTACCGGTACCCCGACGGTCCGGCCTGGCAAGAAGAAGCGGTGGTGGTCGCATGA
- a CDS encoding substrate-binding domain-containing protein, with translation MTAGTGTSRRSALKYLGAGGVAASALLTACTSVQEGQNGGRSGPFPGTPQWRFVFVNHVTTNSFFVPTRTGLADAAALLGVPEPQWTGSENGNVAQMASAMETAITGKADGIAVALTDDNAFVDLTKRALGQGIPVIAYNADAAGNYPLTYVGQDLYLSGFRMGQRIAQKVTSGDILVGISQPGGNNVQPRLDGITDALKQAAPGVRVQSVNTGAEQAGELNAMTAAYTGNTAAKGIYAVDAGSTAACAKLIADRGLTGKIGGGGFDLLDDTVTGVQAGALDFTIDQSPYLQGFLSVLYLYLFRLSGTLVAPPVTDTGLTFVTKENVSPYATAKSRFEGGDNKDVIAMPGSIPLPPASVLSR, from the coding sequence ATGACAGCTGGAACAGGCACTTCCCGGAGATCCGCGCTCAAGTACCTGGGGGCCGGGGGCGTGGCCGCGAGCGCGCTGCTCACCGCGTGCACGAGCGTCCAAGAAGGCCAGAACGGGGGCCGGTCCGGGCCCTTCCCGGGCACACCGCAGTGGCGGTTCGTGTTCGTCAACCACGTCACCACGAACTCGTTCTTCGTGCCGACGCGAACCGGCCTCGCCGACGCCGCGGCCCTGCTCGGGGTGCCCGAGCCACAGTGGACCGGCTCGGAGAACGGCAACGTCGCCCAGATGGCGAGCGCCATGGAGACCGCGATCACCGGCAAGGCCGACGGGATCGCCGTGGCCCTGACCGACGACAACGCGTTCGTCGACCTCACCAAACGCGCGCTGGGCCAAGGCATTCCCGTGATCGCCTACAACGCCGACGCGGCCGGCAACTACCCGCTGACCTACGTCGGCCAGGACCTGTACCTGTCCGGTTTCCGGATGGGGCAGCGCATCGCGCAGAAGGTCACCTCCGGCGACATCCTGGTCGGCATCTCCCAGCCGGGCGGCAACAACGTCCAGCCGCGGCTCGACGGCATCACCGACGCCCTCAAGCAGGCCGCGCCCGGCGTGCGCGTCCAGTCGGTGAACACCGGCGCCGAGCAGGCCGGTGAGCTCAACGCGATGACCGCCGCCTACACCGGGAACACCGCGGCCAAAGGGATCTACGCGGTCGACGCGGGCAGCACCGCCGCGTGCGCGAAGCTCATCGCCGACCGCGGCCTGACCGGCAAGATCGGCGGCGGCGGGTTCGACCTGCTCGACGACACGGTCACCGGGGTGCAGGCCGGCGCGCTCGACTTCACCATCGACCAGTCCCCGTACCTGCAGGGCTTCCTGTCGGTGCTCTACCTGTACCTGTTCCGGCTGTCCGGCACGCTGGTCGCGCCGCCGGTCACCGACACCGGCCTCACGTTCGTCACCAAGGAGAACGTCAGCCCGTACGCGACGGCCAAGAGCCGGTTCGAAGGCGGCGACAACAAGGACGTGATCGCGATGCCGGGCTCGATCCCGCTGCCGCCCGCGTCGGTGCTGAGCCGGTAG
- a CDS encoding ABC transporter permease — MRSLLLGVMRVKELSILLVTIAAGIYFTVTTGAFDSVDNYQTIAQYVAPWSIIAAGQVMLLICGEIDLSAGFVFTLSPFLLMQFFVNGWPLWLALLAAIVLCALIGVVNGLIRTVLTIPSFITTLGMAFLLQGLVLVISNARPVGAPKDSAVLEVFGGARWTEFLWAIGVVVVMQVVLSATRFGIHTQATGGNPVGAAESGIPVNRVKVVNFAVTSTLAGLAGILQGTRVGSYDPTNGGFTTMFFAVAAAVIGGTALLGGSGTVAGAFLGALLLGIVFDGFNLTGISANAFNVVLGAAILGAMVLNVTLIVVRKRVGSREVA, encoded by the coding sequence GTGAGATCGCTGCTGCTCGGCGTGATGCGGGTCAAGGAACTGAGCATCCTGCTGGTCACGATCGCCGCCGGGATCTACTTCACGGTGACGACCGGCGCGTTCGACTCCGTGGACAACTACCAGACGATCGCGCAGTACGTGGCCCCGTGGTCGATCATCGCCGCGGGGCAGGTGATGCTGCTGATCTGCGGCGAAATCGACCTGTCCGCCGGGTTCGTCTTCACCCTGTCGCCGTTCCTGCTGATGCAGTTCTTCGTCAACGGCTGGCCGCTGTGGCTCGCGCTGCTCGCCGCGATCGTGCTGTGCGCGCTGATCGGCGTGGTGAACGGGCTGATCCGGACCGTGCTGACGATCCCGTCCTTCATCACCACCCTCGGCATGGCGTTCCTGTTGCAGGGCTTGGTGCTCGTCATCTCCAACGCCCGGCCGGTCGGGGCGCCGAAGGACAGCGCGGTGCTCGAGGTGTTCGGCGGCGCGCGCTGGACCGAGTTCCTGTGGGCGATCGGCGTGGTCGTCGTGATGCAGGTGGTGCTCTCGGCGACGCGCTTCGGCATCCACACGCAGGCCACCGGCGGCAATCCGGTCGGCGCCGCGGAGTCCGGTATCCCGGTCAACCGGGTGAAGGTGGTCAACTTCGCGGTCACCAGCACCCTGGCCGGGCTCGCCGGCATCCTGCAGGGCACCCGGGTCGGCTCGTACGACCCGACGAACGGGGGGTTCACGACGATGTTCTTCGCGGTGGCGGCGGCCGTCATCGGCGGGACGGCGCTGCTCGGCGGATCGGGGACGGTGGCCGGCGCGTTCCTGGGCGCGCTGCTGCTCGGCATCGTGTTCGACGGGTTCAACCTGACCGGGATCAGCGCGAACGCGTTCAACGTCGTGCTCGGCGCCGCCATCCTGGGCGCGATGGTGCTGAACGTGACGCTGATCGTGGTGCGCAAACGCGTCGGCTCCCGGGAGGTGGCATGA
- a CDS encoding ATP-binding cassette domain-containing protein, producing the protein MTDVIRAEGISKSFGPVAALTDISLHVGRGEILGLIGDNGAGKSTLIKILTGYHQPDGGRLLFEGEPVTLKSVVHARSLGIETVFQDLAMVDDLPVYLNLHLNRELTHRPLPFLRRGEMKRRAREALDSIGISIPSVTTEVGMLSGGQRQAIAVARSVYSNAKLLLLDEPLAAMGAKESAVILRLLQELKQRGDIAIILIAHNYGQVVDICDRVNLVQHGEITFDRASADTSVAELLELVNAEYRLGGGQ; encoded by the coding sequence ATGACCGACGTCATCCGTGCCGAAGGCATCAGCAAGAGCTTCGGGCCGGTCGCCGCGCTCACCGACATTTCCCTGCACGTGGGGCGCGGCGAAATCCTCGGGCTCATCGGGGACAACGGCGCGGGCAAGTCGACGCTGATCAAGATCCTCACCGGCTACCACCAGCCCGACGGCGGCCGTCTCCTGTTCGAGGGCGAGCCGGTGACGCTGAAGTCGGTGGTGCACGCGAGGTCGCTGGGCATCGAGACGGTGTTCCAGGACCTGGCGATGGTCGACGACCTGCCCGTCTACCTGAACCTGCACCTCAACCGCGAGCTGACGCACCGCCCGCTGCCGTTCCTGCGGCGCGGGGAGATGAAGCGCCGCGCCCGCGAGGCGCTCGACTCGATCGGCATCAGCATCCCCTCGGTGACCACCGAGGTCGGCATGCTCTCCGGCGGCCAGCGGCAGGCGATCGCGGTCGCGAGGTCGGTGTATTCGAACGCGAAGCTGCTGCTGCTCGACGAGCCGCTCGCCGCGATGGGCGCCAAGGAGAGCGCGGTGATCCTGCGCCTGCTGCAGGAACTGAAGCAGCGCGGGGACATCGCGATCATCCTCATCGCCCACAACTACGGCCAGGTGGTGGACATCTGCGACCGGGTGAACCTGGTGCAGCACGGGGAAATCACGTTCGACCGGGCATCCGCGGACACGTCGGTGGCCGAGCTGCTGGAGCTGGTGAACGCGGAGTACCGCCTCGGCGGCGGCCAGTAG
- a CDS encoding carbohydrate ABC transporter permease, whose amino-acid sequence MPTESARRRVNPLPALILVLFLVFFVLPLLWLVLAATKTDDQLVHGNPLSFGSWRALADNWSALTSFQDNAIFHWLGNSALYSFVALAITLGVAIPAGYALAMTEFRGRKTLLVATLVVMLMPNATLVVPLFLELNAVRLIGSMWSVVLPYAFYPFGVYLTYIYFTTAVPRDLLDAAELDGCTQFGVFRRVALPLAAPIVALVGFFSFVANWTNYFLPYVLLPQSDQFPVQVGLGTLLNSVPQFNPTVGTAAVQRPELALATLLAITPVLVVFLFSQRFLVAGMLAGATKE is encoded by the coding sequence ATGCCGACTGAGAGCGCCCGCCGGCGGGTGAACCCGCTGCCGGCCTTGATCCTGGTGCTGTTCCTGGTGTTCTTCGTGCTCCCGCTGCTGTGGCTCGTGCTGGCGGCCACGAAGACCGACGACCAGCTCGTGCACGGGAACCCCCTGTCCTTCGGCTCGTGGCGGGCGCTGGCGGACAACTGGAGCGCGCTGACGTCCTTCCAGGACAACGCCATCTTCCACTGGCTGGGCAACTCCGCGCTCTATTCGTTCGTGGCGCTGGCGATCACGCTGGGCGTGGCGATCCCGGCCGGCTACGCGCTCGCGATGACCGAGTTCCGCGGCCGCAAAACGCTCCTCGTCGCGACGCTGGTGGTCATGCTGATGCCGAACGCCACCCTCGTCGTGCCGCTGTTCCTCGAACTCAACGCGGTGCGGCTGATCGGCTCGATGTGGTCGGTCGTGCTGCCGTACGCGTTCTACCCGTTCGGCGTGTACCTGACTTACATCTACTTCACCACCGCCGTGCCCCGCGACCTGCTCGACGCGGCCGAGCTCGACGGCTGCACGCAGTTCGGGGTGTTCCGGCGCGTCGCGCTGCCGCTGGCCGCGCCGATCGTGGCACTGGTCGGGTTCTTCAGCTTCGTGGCCAACTGGACGAACTACTTCCTGCCCTACGTCCTGCTGCCGCAGAGCGACCAGTTCCCGGTCCAGGTGGGCCTGGGCACCCTGCTGAACTCGGTGCCGCAGTTCAACCCGACGGTCGGCACCGCGGCGGTACAGCGCCCGGAGCTGGCGCTGGCCACGCTGCTGGCGATCACGCCGGTGCTCGTCGTTTTCCTGTTCTCCCAGCGCTTCCTGGTCGCCGGGATGCTGGCCGGCGCGACCAAGGAGTGA
- a CDS encoding carbohydrate ABC transporter permease gives MTRRRTFRPGRSGHLFVAAYVVLLIAFGVVPTVYAVYFAFTDAGDEFAGVANFVEAASDFRYLAAVGHVALYLVLWLVSLVVFVVALAVLLHRLGAAAVSRALRFLYYIPGALAGAASVMVWLFLLDPAVSPVSALLRAFGFGTFGQVVAPEHLPVLFTLIAFWTGAGGWIVVLYGALNTISPELLEAARIDGAGAWQTAWRIQIPLLRKWIVYMVILAFAGGTQLFVEPQLLSQASVGVAGRDYSLNQLSYDFAFQNDNVNTAAAISVELLVVGLVVAGVFVARSGFFDAD, from the coding sequence GTGACGCGACGGCGGACGTTCCGGCCGGGCCGGTCCGGGCACCTGTTCGTCGCCGCCTACGTCGTCCTGCTGATCGCGTTCGGCGTCGTCCCCACGGTGTACGCGGTGTACTTCGCCTTCACCGACGCGGGCGACGAATTCGCCGGCGTGGCGAACTTCGTCGAGGCCGCGAGTGACTTCCGGTACCTCGCCGCGGTCGGGCACGTGGCGCTGTACCTCGTGCTCTGGCTGGTGTCCCTGGTGGTGTTCGTGGTCGCGCTGGCCGTGCTGCTGCACCGCCTGGGAGCGGCCGCCGTCAGCAGGGCGCTGCGGTTCCTCTACTACATCCCGGGCGCGCTGGCCGGGGCCGCGAGCGTCATGGTGTGGCTGTTCCTGCTCGACCCGGCGGTGAGCCCGGTGAGCGCACTGCTGCGCGCGTTCGGGTTCGGCACCTTCGGCCAGGTCGTCGCGCCGGAGCACCTCCCGGTCCTGTTCACGCTGATCGCCTTCTGGACCGGGGCGGGCGGCTGGATCGTCGTGCTGTACGGCGCGCTGAACACCATCTCGCCCGAGCTGCTGGAGGCCGCGCGGATCGACGGCGCCGGGGCGTGGCAGACGGCGTGGCGGATCCAGATCCCCCTGCTGCGCAAGTGGATCGTCTACATGGTCATCCTGGCCTTCGCCGGCGGGACCCAGCTGTTCGTCGAACCGCAGCTGCTGTCGCAGGCGAGCGTCGGCGTGGCCGGGCGCGACTACTCGCTCAACCAGCTCTCCTACGACTTCGCCTTCCAGAACGACAACGTCAACACCGCCGCGGCGATCTCGGTGGAGCTGCTGGTGGTCGGGCTCGTCGTCGCCGGGGTGTTCGTCGCGCGATCGGGGTTCTTCGATGCCGACTGA